GGCAACCCAGTCAAACGGGTCATTAACGACTGAAATTCATAAATACACTGCAGTGTACCTTGTGCCACTTCCGGTTGATACGGTGTATAAGCCGTATAGAATTCGGAACGTAGCAAGAGCGTATTGACTGCCGCGGCAACATAGTGTTCGTAACTCCCCATGCCAGCAAAACAAATTGCCTTATCGCCGGTTTGGTTTTTTCCTGCCATCTTTTGGAAGGCTTTGCGGACTTCCATCTCAGACCAACCATCGGGTAATTCTAATTCATCCTGCAAACGGATCGACGTGGGGAGGTTCTGGAAAAGCTCGTCGATCGACGCAACACCAATTGCGGAAAGCATCGCCGAGCGATCTTCGGCGGTATGTGGTATGTAAGACATCTTCTCAGCCTTGCTGCCGGTAGCAGTTATCGATTTTTTTGGATCGACCAACCGGCGAAACAGTTCAGCGGACGATAAACACGCGTCCATTTTTTGTGGATGTTTTGAAGCGCTGCTTAGTGTAGCGTCGTTTCATAGACAGAAGCGTCCATCAATTTTCCGACTTCTGACGGATCGCTCATTTCCACTTTCACAACCCAACCGTCGCCATAGCAATCTTGATTAATCTTTTGGGGATCGCTATCCAATGCAGTGTTGGCATCTACAATCTTCCCTGAAACCGGAGAATACATATCGGCAACGGTTTTTACCGCTTCGATTGTTAACAATGTGCCACCGGCTTTTATTTCCGTGCCAATTGCTGGTAGCGATAGAAAGACGATATCGCCTAATTCAGATTGGGCGTAATCGGATAATCCTACGGTTGCGATGTTACCATCGATTTTGCACCATTCATGACTGCTGGTGTACTTCAATGTGTTGGGGATATTCACGATGTACTCCTCAGTACGTTTGCGTCAATACGACGCAGATTTTTTTTCTTGGACGTTTTTTTCGTCCGACTGCTCTCATACTACGGTGAACCATGGTTCACCAGAAAATATTTATTTTAAAATCGTTGATTCCAGGAACGACGTATCATAATTCCCGGAAATAAATTTCGGGTTGTTCATAATCTTTTGAAACAATGGGATAGTCGTTTTTGGTCCTTCGATAATCGACTCTTCTAACGCGCGCCGCATTCTTGCCAGCGCTTCCGTCCGGTCAGCGCCAAAAACGATGAGCTTCCCAATCATGCTATCATAGTATGGAGGAATCTTGAATCCCTGATATGCACAACTATCGATTCGGATTCCTGGACCACCGGGGAAATGCAAGGCAGTAATCTCCCGCGGAGACGGCA
This bacterium DNA region includes the following protein-coding sequences:
- a CDS encoding glycine dehydrogenase → MDACLSSAELFRRLVDPKKSITATGSKAEKMSYIPHTAEDRSAMLSAIGVASIDELFQNLPTSIRLQDELELPDGWSEMEVRKAFQKMAGKNQTGDKAICFAGMGSYEHYVAAAVNTLLLRSEFYTAYTPYQPEVAQGTLQCIYEFQSLMTRLTGLP
- the gcvH gene encoding glycine cleavage system protein GcvH gives rise to the protein MNIPNTLKYTSSHEWCKIDGNIATVGLSDYAQSELGDIVFLSLPAIGTEIKAGGTLLTIEAVKTVADMYSPVSGKIVDANTALDSDPQKINQDCYGDGWVVKVEMSDPSEVGKLMDASVYETTLH